Proteins from one Nicotiana tabacum cultivar K326 chromosome 23, ASM71507v2, whole genome shotgun sequence genomic window:
- the LOC142177233 gene encoding uncharacterized protein LOC142177233: MNGAVEAAHKNIKRILRKIVDNHRQWHKKLAFALLGYRTTMRTSTREMPYILVYGTEADIPAEVEITSLIVIQEAKLDDAEWIYVRQEQIMFIDKKRMDAVCHGQLYQNRMTSTFNKRVKPRQFMPRQLVLKKIFPHQEEAKEKFALNWKGPYVV, translated from the coding sequence ATGAATGGGGCAGTAGAGGCAGCTcacaagaatatcaagaggattctgcgaaagatagtggacaatcacagACAATGGCACAAGAAGTTAGCTTTCGCTTTATTAGGTTACCGGACTACTATGAGAACATCTACTAGGGAAATGCCATACATTttggtatatggcaccgaagcagATATACCCGCAGAAgtcgaaataacatccttaatAGTCATTCAAGAAGCAAAATTAGACGATGCAGAGTGGATATACGTAAGGCAAGAACAAATCATGTTCATTGATAAGAAAAGAATGGATGCAGTATGTCATGGACAGTTATACCAGAATAGGATGACTAGTACATTTAACAAAAGAGTGAAACCTCGCCAATTCATGCCGAGGCAGTTGGTTCTGAAGAAAATCTTTCCCCATCAAGAAGAAGCTAAAGAGAAGTTTGCACTGAATTGGAAAGGTCCTTACGTGGTCTAG